AAAGTTGCACTGTTTATGGTGTTTTTTCACCCGGTTTCTTGATATCTGAGAAGATActtaaaatcttatttctcaGTTTCAGCAGGTGAAATGAAATCTTGTTATTTAGAATTTTAGGCAGTAGATATTTTGGatggtttattttaatattttctaattcttatcTTTTTGTGGGTAAGTAACCATGTTAGcttagaagcaaaaaaaaaaaaaaaagtaaaacatcaaCCCATTTTCCTGTTTAGTTGATCCAGTCCcattgtttgcttattttctttcttttctcattgatACTAAATAAAATGCCCTTGCACTATTGTATTTTCTGAATGGAGCTATAATTTGTATTCTATAAAGACACGTTTGAAGAAGAATGTTTTGTTCCTTTAAGTGGATGCTTAAGTTTTAGGAGAGAATAGCAAACTGAAATCTTTTATTTAACGAAGAATGAAATGAAccaatttaatataattttaggcATTGTTGTTCTCATACCATAATGAAGCTGAAAGAAAGTTTTTGGTCTTCATATAATAGAAAAATGTCTGTGTTAGCCTAGTCAAATCAGACATAACCAAAAATAATCTACTGTAGTCTAGTTCTCTCTGTTAAGGCTAGACTAACGCATGCTAATAGAATTTAGGGACAATTTTAGGCCTTGGAAATAgggatttaataaatatttctcgAATTTATAAGGGAATGagtgtaaaaataaattatattcatgGCCAGTAATAACATGCTGAGCCCATTAGTCTGGGTGGAATCTTagattctttattatttttttttgcaattattaaattttgttcagtaaaacttgaaaaaaatgaaagcaaacttGGGACAAAATTATTATCATTGTCTTAAACAACACAAGattaagcaatttaaaatttccagagtaagtgtttccaaaaattattatttcctaaAAATGTCTGTTGTAgtattattttgagaaaaaaatttgtcaTCGCTAAGGAGCTAAGTTATAATCCAGTTGTTAGAAGCGGTTTGTATTGAATAATTTAGTAATCGGATGTGGGAAGTCAGAGAACTCTGTGCTGTTGAAATGCTCAGAATGAGAGCGGTACAGTGGCTCTTGCAGCAGATAGGAAAGTTGAAATGTCACAGTGAGTTTCCCAGGGTTCAGAACATTTTGTGTACAGTTGCATACCATTTTTAGGTTCCCGTGGCCTCTTTTCTCCTCCATAGAGCACTTATATCCCTGGATAACAATTATGTCTGTCTCTCCCAATCGTCTTATTCTGTTGTACTTTCATACTCTCAGCTTTCATTGTGACGACTGTCAGCAATCCTTCAGATATTTGGAGAGTGAATTAATGTTCCATggcaagaagagaaaatgtaatcAACGTTCAAGTCGTACATCATCTATTAAAACGTGTGATTACAGCGATAAATATGTTCCATTTTTCTCCCCACAGTCTCCAAACGTCCACAACTACCCCGATATGGAAGCTGTTCCCCTGTTGCTAAACAATGTGAAAGGGGAGCCCCCGGAGGACTCGTTATCTGTAGATCACTTCCAGACACAAACTGAGCCAGTGGACTTGTCAATCAACAAAGCCAGGACATCCCCCACAGCCGTTTCATCCTCCCCAGTTTCCATGACAGCGTCTGCCTCCTCGCCTTCTTCAACTTCAACCTCTTCATCGTCTTCTAGTCGTCCAGCCTCATCCCCTACCGTCATAACATCAGTATCTTCAGCATCATCTTCGTCAACAGTATTAACTCCAGGACCCCTTGTTGCCTCTGCATCTGGGGTGGGAGGCCAGCAGTTTTTGCACATTATCCATCCCGTACCGCCGTCAAGTCCCATGAATTTACAGTCTAACAAACTGAGTCACGTTCACCGCATCCCTGTGGTGGTACAGTCAGTGCCTGTTGTCTACACAGCCGTGCGGTCACCTGGAAATGTGAACAACACTATCGTAGTACCGCTTTTGGAGGATGGGAGAAGCCATGGCAAAGGTAAGAGACGCAAGTGAGCTTGATGTGTTTTACTTCAGCGCTAGAAGTAACTATGCGTTCATTTTGCAAATACACTACATCCAAGGAAGTTCTGTGCAGAACACAGAGGAACCAGCTGATCCACTGCTGAGTAGAGCATAGTTTAGTAGAAACCAAcctcatatttatttatatagatatatgcATCAGTGTTGGGTAGTCTGTATGGTTACGTCAGGTCACTTAATGTCAGAATCAAATACCAACATTTGCAAAATAATGTTTACTTTCAAATGCTCAAATAGGAAGGACAATTTATAGTCAACGTAACTGCCTGTGAATTGTAAATGTGTCAGTCCCTCATAGAGATTAACCATTatgaaattttttgaaaagtgtaTTAGGGTGTTTCTTCTTTCAGTTGTTCTGACTGGAACTTATTTGTCTGGCTACAGTACAAAATTCTCTGAAATTCCAGTGCTCAGAATCGGATCATCCACTTTTGAGTAACTTGTAAGTTATGTTAccattaaaataattctaaagttaGGTGTTTGGCTGCATGTATTATGTCGCTTGATTTCCTATTTTCGTGTAAGTCTTAAGTTATTATTTTGAAGAATAGGAAGTCTCTGTATGatggaaataattcaaaatacAGTATTAATATTTCCTTCTAGGGGTTAGAAGGCAGAAAGATACTTTGTTTCATGGCTGTATGTAATAATACCAAGTTAATTATATATGATAGACAGCTGATCATGAAGTTATTTTTCTAGGttcttactttttttccattttttttactAGAAGAATTGTAATAACATCatgctgttggttttttttttttccctttccgtgaatctaaaaaataagccACCCTTCTATAGAAGTGTAAAATGCCTATAATCATCAACTCCTATATGTGTATTTTGTCTTCAGACTTAGAGATGATGATGGATTAAGACTTAGGTTGTATTACTTTTTGCTTTGATACCATATTACTACTGAGGCTCGTAATTAAAATGTGATCGATGAATACATAAAATACTGCCGCCTTATAAACCACTAGTAAACATTGTTTGGTTCTGGTTTAAGGTAGGACTCCATGCATAGGGATTACGCTTGGTCTTGAACTTGgagaaatttttgcaaacaaacaCTACAAAATTGTGCATTCATCTTTTGCAAGTTACTGTTTTATTTGCAGTGAATTTATTCATCATATGTGACAAATTTCACCTTCCCAGTTTTACCAAGTGAAAAATCTTATGATTTACAGCAGTCACAGGTTTAGACTGCAAGCTTGAGATCCAGACATTCTTTGCAAAGGCAGGACCTCATCCCACCACCATCTTTGTGAATAggtagaagaaaaagaggaagaagggggtCTTTTCATAGATTTTACTTGAGTTGAACCTTCTTTGATATTATTAATACTTCTGATCCACCTAAGCTAATCaatttgaataataataacataaaccGAAGGCCACATTagttatttactttcttttataatttatagATGTACTTGAAAATTTGTTAAGAACCAAGAATtaacaagtagaaaaaaatataaccttgcattttacattattttatatatgtgtgtatgtgtacaccaTAGACTCCAATCTTTGTGTGATACCACTTATGGTAAATACTGCTTTATGAGGAAGTAGATTGATAAGGATTTTAACATTACTCAtggccttttttttaatatatataacaatTTTTTGATGTActacagaaggaaacaaaagaggTACCTCTTTTATTTGCCATTATCATTTAGTGggagagattatttttatttcaagtgtataatatataaagtaaactGCCAAAATTTAGTATTCTGGAAAAGTTATCTTTGCAGAAAAACTGGGTTAAGACTCATGCTGTAATTTGTTTTCTACATGAGTATATTTGTCAGTTACATGCAGTGTTTTTTATTCAGTAGTTTTCTCGTATAAAGATTGAACATTTGTATAATCATAAGCACACTGGACTGCGAGGTGGACGTTAGCACCATGAGATTTGGGATCAAGGATGTATGAGTTATAATCCCAGTTCCCTCATTTGCAGCTTTGAacttgggaaagttatttaaattcactaatcttcattttttttggtggtaaaatgagaataaagacATGATCTATCCTTGAAGATGATTGGGAAGATTAAGTAAGCTTATGTGTAAGTGTCTTGCACTGACTGGctatcaataaatgtttgcaattatttattattattatttccccccaaaaaacacctGAAGCAATAAGGGtcagaattttttctctttcttgtgaaAACAGAAAGTTGGAGGGAAAAAGACTTCCTGAATTCAAAAGTGAAAAACTGCTTCCCAGAAGTTGGTAGAGGTTGTTATTACAACAAATTATAAGGGATGAGAGTTTAATATGAGAAATTGTCCAGAAAAATCccatactttctatttttattggtttatattAAGTTTTTATAATCACCATATTCTACAAATATTGCTAGAgcattttgtaagtttttttttatttaactgattAATTAGATGATGATAAAAGTGTCTAGTGGAGGCGGcctgcctacctcccaggatgaataaagaaaagggCATTTCAGTAATTCCTCATGTCTTTATTTCGCACATGTGCAGCTGGGCACGGGGCCAGCAGGGAGATGGCTGAGTGATAAAGGGAGCCCCTGTTTCCATTCTCACGTGGGACTTGTATTGCTGGTATGGATGAGCGAAAGGAAATATCATAGGAGAGGAGGATTTTTCAAAATGCTAATAGTAAAGATACAAAACTAATTCACATGAATGTAGACAATTGTACTGGCTGAGCACTTTTAAAGTTGGTGTAGCATATCTGGTCCCTGGTAGAGAAGTAGATGATCTTACGTCACATTACACAAGGGACTGAATGTACACATCCACGTCTAAAACAACGGGTCATGTGAATTGAGCCCGCTGTCCATTCAaggatttattgagcatctattaggTATTAGGCATCTTACTGGCACCAGGGATACAGGGCTGAGCAAAACAGATGCTCTTCTGTCTGAGTGCTTATAGTCTCCTGGGAGATCCACCAGAAAAAGTCTACAATTAACTGATAATCATGGACAGAGTCAGATTAAAACATAGACCAGCCATGGATGTGCCTAGGAGAGAGAGTTTAATTATAATCGCACATAGAGGAAGCTGTATTTGACGAAGGTATTTTCATGGAGGGTGTTGTATGTGGTTGGAAACACTGTTTTTGCTATGCTGTTCTGAATGGGGTGGTTATAATTTGGGATGGAGTAAAGCGGAACTTCCACATGGGTGTGCTTGATTAACAACTGAGGAATGTGGAAAAGTGTTCTATTGAGGAGAGAACTTCAGCCCATCCAGGTATTTCCAGGATCTGGTCTAAAGGAATGACAGGTTGTTGGCTAGCCCAGGGCACCAGTGGAGCTCAGTTGGACCCTGAATGTAATTTATGATATGCAGAAATCGGCATGATGTTCTGGAAGGGACAGTAAACAGACACATCTTAGGCCAGCATTATCACAGGGATGCTGTCTGAGTGGGTCTCCTGAGGAAGACAGCTCGACACCAGCCCCCCGAAGGGGTGGTAGTGAGATGTAGACGGCTCACCACATAGAGGGAAGAGCCAGTGGACTCTGGCTCGTAACCTGAAACATGTTATTTATAAACAAGACCCTAAAGGGATTATTTGACCTGATAAAGGAATTTCAGTTCAGCCTGGGGAAGTTTTTGGTAGATTTCCCAGGAGACTTTCATTGGGTTTTACAGATACTTAGCAGCAGAAAGCATAGAAGGTCATAACAAATTACATGCAAAGTTGTTCTTGGTTTGTGATCACCTTCATGGAAGAATGTGTTTAGGATTcgcttttccttccttccttttgatcTGCTGTTAAGGTATGAGAAAAAGTGTTAGGCTGTAAGTGACAAGAGTGTTTCAAGGAAGGAGTTGTCAGTTATACCAGAAACTGCTAAGGGGCCAAATAAAATAAGGACAGAATTCAGTGTTTGGAGAGGGCTGAGTTCACTGGTGATACTGACAGTGTGTCAGTGGCGTGGTGGGGACACAGGACTGACCGAGGTGAGTTcatgttcagaggggaggggaggcaggggagattGAAAGTCTGGGTAGCTCTTTGGAGTCGTCTTGCTGGAACAGTTGTAGAAAAATGGAATGATAGATGGAGAGGCACGTAAGCTCTCAAAGGGAGACATTTTAAGAGGGGAGAGTACAGCATATTATTCTGCCAAGAATAATGCAGTAGACAGTTGAAAATGGGTAATTCCAGAGAGGGAAGAATTATAGAAACAAAATTCTTAATTGCATGTTAGTTGCTTATATTTTGTGGAAGTAACCTGCATCTTGTAGTATAATTAGCCTGTATTCTAAAGTCAGCTTTTAGACTGAcaagtttaaggaaaaaaaggtacgtaatggaaaatgaaagaaaatgcaaaaaaaaagcagcagataAGGATCTAGGATTGACAatgaaacacaaacaaaaaagtttagtAAAACTTGGGTTCCACTgagaattataaaaatgatacCAGCATtaacatgaatatttaaaatcaaatactTCTCATTCATAATACATACTGGAATGTACAGAGTGGTTTAGAACAAAAGATAAATCCCAAATAATTTGTtgtttaaagacttttttttacatttgaatatTAATAAGATACTGcattttagaaatgcaaaatactTAACCAAAACTTTTACTGAACCAAAACTTGGGTCTCTTCGCCTGCACACGTTAAAGCCAGtttactgacactgggttgtgatgaaggaaagtgcagcatttgtTTTAAGATGCCAGACAAGGAGTCCCAGACAGCTAATGCTCCAAACGCCCGAACCTCCCCAATGGGTTTCAgctaagcatttttaaaggcaagatgAGGGAGAGGAgtcccagggtatgtgatcagctcgtgcacaattctgattggttgatggtgacgTAATCGGGTGACGTCACAGGGCTTAACATTACCAATCCTTAGACAGTGGTAGGTCT
This portion of the Camelus dromedarius isolate mCamDro1 chromosome 13, mCamDro1.pat, whole genome shotgun sequence genome encodes:
- the KLF12 gene encoding Krueppel-like factor 12 isoform X4, producing the protein MNIHMKRKTIKNINTFENRMLMLDGMPAVRVKTELLESEQGSPNVHNYPDMEAVPLLLNNVKGEPPEDSLSVDHFQTQTEPVDLSINKARTSPTAVSSSPVSMTASASSPSSTSTSSSSSSRPASSPTVITSVSSASSSSTVLTPGPLVASASGVGGQQFLHIIHPVPPSSPMNLQSNKLSHVHRIPVVVQSVPVVYTAVRSPGNVNNTIVVPLLEDGRSHGKAQMDPRGLSPRQSKSDSDDDDLPNVTLDSVNETGSTALSIARAVQEVHPSPVSRVRGNRMNNQKFAWKPEREEQMKSNESRRNITK